TGGACGCTTTTCGATCCGGGGTTCCGCGTCCCGGACGAGGTCGTCATCAGGGTCAGGACTGGTTTTTCCAGGCCTCTCTACAGGTGCCCCTATGGGGAACGCGCGGTAACCCGCCTGGGGTTCTTCTATCGGAACATGTGGTGTCCGAGCGAAGAGATCGACGCAGAGGACTTCCCGGCCCATCGGCCCGCTTTGCATGAGGTCGAGTGTCGCTTGATCGGCGACCCTTCCGGCCCGGGGGCCGCTGGTTCTCTAAGTCCCGGCGTCATCTCCGATGTCGAGTCGTCGACTCGCCTCGCTCCCGGATCGGTCGACTACGAAAGTCTGGCGACGGGATTGCGAAAGACGCGGAAGGGCACAAGTGCGCTGCTTATCGAGTTCATGGCCGACAAGTCTGATGCGTCGGTCTAAGACGTCGCCTTCTCCGTACACTGTAGCGGGGAAACCTCCGAATCAGCGATCCGGAAGAACATAACGCGGACCAACGAAGCTGTGATGCACATGGGCGGGCGAGTTTCGTTTCGTCTCGCTTCCGGACGCGTCTACCGCGAGATTTCCCCCGAGTAGGACGGAAGTCCACTTCCCGTCCACTTCCCGTCCACTTCCCGTCCACTGTTCATGGGTATAGTTTCTCGGAAGCGATTCACGTTCAACCGTGATCCGAGGGATATCATGCCTGAACATGACGATCTGATTCCGCGTCCCCCCGCCGTTCGAGAGCGGTTGGCCCAGGTGAGCCGGGAGGCCGCGCGACTCAGGCGGCTCCTGCGCCTTTCGGAGTCAGCCGCCCGCGACCGTTGCGAGACGGCGTCTCGAAGTTCCGCCCTCCCCGCGGGCCGGGAGGTGCGATGACCTCCCTCGAATACATCGGGCCCGCGGCGGCGGGCCGGCTGTTCCCCTCCGCGCACGGACGGGGTTTGAGCCCCCAAGCCGTCATGCGGGCGATCCTCGACGGATCGAAGTCGATCCGGCCGGGTACCTCGCGCATAAAACTCCGGGCGGTTCGTTCGCCCGCGGGGTGGCTGACCACCGAGTCTTGGATTCGGGAGTTCATCGAGGCGCTGACCGCCGATCGGGTGGACGCGCCTCCGACGCAGTCGGTCGAGGCGCGCGGGCTGAGAGCCCGGGCGTTGCTCCGGGCGAAGGGCTGGTAAGACGACGTGGTCTCCGACCGCCGCTCCACGAAAGAGGCCCCGATGTCGGCGGTTTCAACCAGCGGCGAGATCCACCTGGCAAGCCAGCAAGGCGAGCCGACCGCGGAATTAGCAGCGGTCATCGAGAACGAGAAAGGGGGACGCCGATGAGCGTCGTCCTGCCGGAGATCCGCCTCCCCGGATGCGAACCAGGCGCTGGCCATATCACGCAGCCGGAATCCGCCGATCGCCCTTACGTATGGAGCGGGCCGCGGCTCGAACTGTCACTCACCGTCACCGCGGCTCGCGGTGACTTCGACCGCGATGAAGCGGCGAGAGCGATGGGGGTTCTGTGGCTCCCTGGCTATCGCTACGCGTTCCAATCGCTCCCGTCGGCTCAATGGACGGTCGCTCGTTCCGACGACGTCTCCGGGTCGCTGGGAGCCTTGGAGGGGCTATGCAACGGGACGGGGACGTATCTCACCCTGAATCCGTTCCGCCAAGGATTCACCCGGCCCGACAACGGCGGTTTCCGATCCCAGGATATCGAGCGGAGGGTTTGGTTCCTTGTCGACGTCGACCCCCACCGGGGGAAGGGCGAGGAAAAGAAGGTCAACGCGACCGACGCCGAAAAGGCCGCGGTCTTTGAAGTCCTCGGCGCGACGATGGAACACGCCGAACGCCTGGGGTGGCCCGCGCCGATCCTGATCGACTCGGGCAACGGCGGTCATCTGTACTGGCGGGTCGATCTCCCGAACAACGCGTTCGGTCAACAGACGCTCCGGAGCATCATCAAGGGTTGGAAAGCGATTCTCGACACCAAGGCCGCATCGATCGACCCGGGGGTACATGATGCGAAGCGGATAGCCAAGCTACCGGGGACATGGGCGAGGAAGGGGCCGCATTCAGTCGAACGCCCCCACCGGATGTCCAAGATCCTCGTTCTCCCGGACGTCGTCCCCGTACCCCTCGAATTGCTCCGAGCGTCGGCCGGGCTGAATCCGACGGCGGTCTCCGTCCCCAGCGTCCCCGGGAACACCTCTCCCTCGCCCGGAGCGGGGTCGCTGTCGCTCCCCTTGACGGTTTCCCCTCCGGGAGCCGGAGGCTACGCAGAAGCCGCTTTAGAGCGGTTTCCTGTTGATTGTGGCGGTTGACGCGGTTATCCCAAGATGGCTATGGAGGGCCACCCGGGATGAAAGCCTACTCGACCGACCTCCGCGAGCGGGTGGTCGCGGCGTGCGACGCCGGCGACGCCACCCGCGAGCAGGTCGCCGCCCGCTTCTCGGTGAGCGTCGCGTGGATCCGCAAGCTGATCCGCCAGCGTCGCGAGACCGGCTCGATCGCCCCCAAGCCTCGCGGCGGCGGGCGGGCGCCGGCCTTCGACGCCGACGCCGCCCTGCGGCTCCGAGAGGCGGTCCGGGCCGACGACGACGCCACGCTGCAGCAGTTGGCCCGCGCCGCCGGCGTGGCGTGCTGCAGCTCGGCCGTGCACCGGGCGCTCGTCCGCCTGGGGATCACTCGCAAAAAAAGTCGCGGCGGGCGGCCGAGCAGGACCGCCCCGGGCTGAAGGCCGAGCGTGCCGCCTGGCGCGACGAGTTCGCGACGCTCGACCCGACCCGGCTGGTCTTCGTCGACGAGACGGGCTCGAGCACGGCGATGGATCGGACGCACGGCCGCTCGCCCAGCGGCGTGCGCGTCGACGGCCCGGTCCCGCACGGCCACTGGAAGGTCGTCACGCTCACGGCGGCCGTCCGGCTGGGGGGCGTCGGGGCCTGCCTGGCGTTCGACGGGGCGACAGACTCGGCCGCCTTCGAGACCTACGTCGAGCGATGCTTGGCGCCGACGCTGAGGCCCGGAGACGTCGTGATCCTCGACAACCTGTCATGCCACAAGACGGCCGAGGCGGCCCGTCTCATCGCCGCCGCCGGGGCCGAACTGCGGTTCCTGCCGCCGTACAGCCCCGACCTCAACCCGATCGAGCGGATGTTCTCGAAGGTCAAGGCCTGGCTCCGATCGGCCAAGGCCCGGACGATCGGCGGCCTGATCGAGGCGATGGGCGACGCCCTGCGGGCCGTCCGTCCCGCCGACGTGCTGGGCTGGTTCCGCCATAGCGGATATCAGCCCCGCCGATCAAGCGATACACCCGACGAGAAACCGCTCTAGAGCGGGAGGTCGGAAAGGTCGCCGTCGCGGTTCAGGATCGAAACACCCAGCTATATGAATCTGCGTTGAAACTCGGGGGGTACGTCGGCGCGGGCTTGCTCCGGGAGGATGAGGTACGCTCCAAACTCGCCTCCGCGGCAAAGGCTTGCGGCCTTGGGACCGACGGAGACCCCGGGGAGGGCGAACGGGCGATCACGAACGGCATCGAGATCGGCAAGGCTACGCCGAAAACCATCCCCGGACCCAATGGGCGAGCCAACGGGCATCACCCCGCCGTTCCCGTCCATCCGAACGGGACGCCAGCGGTCTCCGGGCCTCTCACAAAGAAGGCCGGAGACTTTGAAACACGACCCGTCGAGTGGCTCTGGCCGAACCGAATACCTAAACGGAAGCTGACGACGGCTGCGGGCTCGGGCGGGCTCGGCAAGTCCTTCGTGTTCTGCGACCTGGCGGCGCGGGTCAGCGTCGGCGGGGAGATCCCCGGCATGGGAGGCGAGTGCTTCGAGGTCGGCAACGTCCTCATCATCAACTGCGAGGACGACCCGGAGGATACGACCGTCCCCCGGTTGATGGAGGCGGGCGCGGACCTGAGACGGATCTGGATCCTCCGGCCCGAACATCTCGGCCGATTCACCCTCGCCGAAGTCGACATGATCAAGCGCGTCGTCGCTGAAGAGATGGGCGGCTCGGTCGCCCTCGTCATCATCGACCCGGCGACGGCTTTCGTCGGCAAGGCGGACGACCACAAGAACGCCCAACTCCAAGCCCTCTTGGGGCCGCTCCGCACGGCGGCCTGGGAGATCGCCGCAGCGATAATCCTCGTCACCCACATCAACAAGGCCTCCGGCGGCGGGAACGTCGAAGCGGCCATGCGGGTCGTCGGCGGGGTCGCCTGGGTGAACGCGGTCCGGGCCGCCCTGATCTTCGTCAAAGATCCCGACGACCCCGCCAAGCGGCTGATGATCCCCTTTAAGAACAACAACGGCCCGGAACAGAAGGGGCTGGCGTACCGGGTCGCCCCGACGGAAGCGCTGGCCCGGATCGAGTGGGAGGGGGAGGTCGACACCACCGCCGACGAGGCGATGGGCGGGAGCGCGTCCAAGCCCGGGCCGAAGTCACGCCTGACCGACGAGCAAATCGACGCGATCGTCGGGAGACTCTTCGAGGGGCGGAATCAGGTGCCTAGTTCCGAGGGAACGAAGTTCCTCCGAGATCAAGGCGTGCCCTTCGACAAGATCAAGAGCACACGCAATCGGCTCGGCATAAGGGCCAAACAGCTAGCCAGCGGCTGGGTTTGGATCGCTTCCTATGGGCTGCGGAACGCCCCTCCCGCCCCTATCTAATCATCTGACCCATCTGACCCTTCTGCCCACTTAACTCCTTTCGGGACAACACACATGTCAGGCGATGAATCCGACTTCGAAACTCATCTCCTGACCTGCAACCCATCTTCTGGCCCCCCGCCCCTTGTCCATCAGAAGATGAGTTCCAGGTCAGAAGATGAGATAGGACAACCAATTCATCCTCTCTTATATGGATTGGTATTAAAGGACTTAAGTGGGCAGAAGGGTCAGATGGGTCAGATGATGAATTATTCCCTTCGCGTGCGAGGGGTCCCCGCACTCAGGAGCACAAGGCCATGAAGTCTCAGCCGCGCGACCTATTCAAACACCGAGGCTCGGAGCGTTCCGCCCGGCGATCGGGAACCCAGGACCACGGCCCGGTCATAGTTCCTCGCCTCCGCGCCGGGCAAGGCTACGAACTTCGGCACTCCCACGACCCGGCATGCCGTCGTCCCCAGGGAGGCTTGTGCAGCTGTCGGAAGGGGCCGGACGTCGAGCTACGACCTTTGGTCGATCCCTTGGAGAACTGACCTACGTCAGACGCGCATGCATGCATAAGCAACCGTCGTAGGTGTAGACGTGCATGCATGCACTGGATACCCATAGGGGGGTGTTTACTTGTAGACCCTTTAGCCCCTATGCGGACGTGTCATCTCGCGCTAACGCTGCCCAAATTCACCGATTTTTTCATCCGATTGCATGCATTTAGAGGGGAGGTAGCGATGGCGAAACGGGGTCGGAAGCCTGCGCCGAACATCCTCAAAATCCAGGCTGGGGTGCGGCGGGACAGGATCAATCCCGACACCCCGCCGGTGATCCCCGGCCTGGCGGAACCGCCCGTGCCGCTGAGCGCCGCGGCGCGTGCCGAATGGGACAGGATTTTGCCCCTGCTCAACGAATCCGGCCTGGTGAGCCTGACGGACGGCGTGGCGCTGGCGATCTACTGCGTAGCCTACGGCCGTTGGGTCGAGGCGGAAGGCCACATGACGCGGGAGGGACGCGTCCTGACCGACGCGAAGGGCGTCCCCCGCGTCTCGCCATGGTTCAAGATTGCAAGGGATGCGAGCGACGACCTCCGGCGGATGGCCAGCGAATTCGGGCTGACGCCGTCCTCCCGATCGTCGCTCCGGGTCCCGAAACAGCCCGGCAAACCCAACTCGCTGGAAGCGTTCATCGAGGGTTGCAACCGATCGAGAAAACGGCGCGACGGCCCGAAAGACGGGGCTTGATTCGCCCCCCCCAGGGAGCCTTGGATCAGGTCCTCAGTCCCATAAACGAAAATTGATCAAACGAGGGCCGGATTCAACCGGCCCGGCGAAGCAACGCCGCGATGTCGCGGCTCCTCAGGTCCCGTCGAACTCGGCGGGATGCCTCTAATGCATCGAAGAAGGAACTCTTGTCCATGGCATATCGCAACGACCCGCTCCCTCATGAGGACGAAAGCAACACGCACGGAAGACACGGCTACTCCTTGCTTCGGGCCATCAACGCCGTCTCCAACCCGTATCGCAAAGAACCCCCGGGCTCTCCGCCGCCGGGGCTCGAGGGGGAGACCCACAAGGAACTGGAGAAGCGACACCCCGGGGTCAATTTCAAGGGGTTCCTGATCCCGACCTTCCCCGGCGAATCCCGGGCCTTGACCACTTCGTCCGGCTCGGGAGCGATCGGGACGCACGTCCCGGATTTGGCCATCCTGGACGTCCTACGGGCGAGGTCGGTGCTCGGGAGCCTCGGGGCGCAGGTCTTGAAGCTTCCTCCGGACGCGAAGGGCAACACCTGGCTTCCCAGGCGGGCGACCGCCGCATCCGTCGGCTGGATCGCGGAGGGTGGTGCGGCCCCGGTCGCGTCCCCGACGACTGACGCCGTCCAGTTCACGCCCAAGACGGTTTCCTCGACGGTCTCCGTGACCCGGAAGCTTCTCAAATCCGCTTGGGAGGCGGAGCACGAGTTGCGCATCATCGCCGACATGGTCGCGTCGTTCGCCGTCGAAGTCGACCGGATGGGCATCGTCGGGACCGGCGGCGGGAACACGCCGACCGGCCTCCTTTACACGGCCGGGATCAACGTCGTGCCGCTCGGGGCGAACGGGGCCGCCCCCAACCGGGCGGCGCTGGTCGAGTTGGAGAGGCTCGTCGGGATCGCCAACGGGGACGCCGCGGTCGACGTCGCGCTCGGCTGGTTCGCCAGCCCGAACGCTCGCGCCAAGCTGAGGCTCACCGACGGATCCGCCGCCGGCTCGGGCGCGTGGTTGTGGTCGGATGACGATCGCATCCTCGGCAAGCCCGCCGTCGCGAGCAACAACGCGCCGTCGACCCTCACGAAGGGGTCCGGAACGAACCTCTCCGCGATCGGGTACGGAAACTTCCGGGACGTCGTCGTAAACCTGTTCGGGCCCGTCGACGTGGTGATCGACCCCCACAAGCAGGTCACGGATGGAGTCGTCAAGGTGTCTGCGTTCCTCGACGTCGACGTTCAGCTTCTGCACGCGCCGAGCTTCGGGGCGATCCTCGACGCATTGACTGCTTGATTCACCGTTCCGCCCATCGACGTCGATGGGCTTTCCGTTTCCTGAAACCGTCTCATCAATGGGAGTGCATCAATGTCAAAGGTTGAAGAGAAGTCCGAAGTCGTCGAAGCGTCTGCGTCCGACACCACCCCGGAGAGCGCCCGGGGCCCCTTGGTCAAGGCGACGGCGATCGCTCACGGCCTGATCGGATCGCGGGTCGTCGCCCCGCGCGAGGTCGTGGAGGCTCCCGAATGCGACGTCGTCGAAGCCATGGTCCGCGGCGTGGCCGAACCGGACGGCGTGCCGCTTTCCGGCCGCGGCCGGGCCTACCTGGCGAGCCGGTGCAGGGAGCCGTACACCCCGCCCGTCCCGCCGGTCATCGACCTTGTACCGATCGTGAAGATGAAGGCCCGGCAAGACAACGCCATGTTCGGGAGTTTCGTGCTGTCCAAGGGGGGGGTCGTCGACGTTCCGGAGGATGAGGCCGCCTGGCACGTCATCAGGTCGGATCGGGAGCGTTCGCTGGACCTCGCCCCCGGAGCGGCTTTCTCGCCGCGTGGGATGCGGTTCCTGGAGAAGCTCAGGAATGAATCCGAGCGGGTGTACGCCACCTATTGACCCCGGGAACCGCGCCTGGGGGATCATCCGCCCGCCCACATGAAATGGAGGATCGTGATATGAGCAAATCGAACGATATCGAGGTCAAAGTTCTGAAGGGGGGCGTCCTCGCCGACCGGAAGGCCGGCGGACGGGGTCGCCTGCCCCGCGGCGCGACCTTGCGAGTCCCGCCGACGGTGGCGGCCTTCCTGTCCGAATGGGGCGTCTGCGAGCGTCTCGACGGGGCCCAGGGCCCGGACGTCCGCTCCCCCGGGTCCAACCGGAGGATCGAGACCCGTCCCGCAAGGTGACGGGCCGAGCGTCGACCCCGCTGTCAGCCGCGAGTGGACGGGTCGTCGGCGAAGCGTGAGGACAATGAAACCGCGGCCCGAGATTCTCCCACCCCTCAGCCCGCTTCCGGATTCATCGCCGGAGGCGGGCTTTCTCGATCGACCCCAGGAGTTCCGAGATGCGCCAGGAGAGAACCATCCGCTCATGCGTCCGGAAGAGCAAGGCCGAACTGGATGACCGCATCGTCGGCAGGTTCATGGCGGGGGCCGACATCGCCGACATCGCCGGGCGGGAGTATTGCCGGTCCGCCTTCGTCCGAAAGACTCTGACGAACGCGGGGGTCCTCTCCGGCCTGTCCCGCCTCCCGGACCTGTGGCGGGAGGTCATAGCGTCCCGCTACGGCGTCGAAGGCCGGGCCCAGGGGTTGGACGCTCTCTCCCGACGGCTCGGGATCGCGACCGAGGAAATCCGGCGGATCGAGGCCGACGCCCTAGCGAGGTTGAGAGAGGTTATGGGCTGAGCTGAGACCCACGTCGCCCGCGGTGAGGTTGCTTGCAGGCGCTGAACCAGCGCGGTACGCTTCAAGACAATCTGATCCTCAGCGGTCCAATTATGCCGCGAGATCCCGGTTGCGTGATTGTCTAGGTCGGGGGCCATAGCATGCCAGTGATGACAGAGCCGCTCAAGTTCAAGGTTGCCCCGCACATTGTTGAAGACTTGGGACTCAACCTCTACACGACGCTGGCCAGAGTGCTCGTTGAATTCGTAGCCAACGCGTACGACGCCGACTCGCCGTCAGTCAATTTGGACTTCAATGTCACCGATATCAAACAGGCGAGAGAGGTGCTCAGAAAGGAGTACGAATTAGAGCAAGCCAAGATGCCTCCGGGCAAAACGATTCCTCCCCTCGAAACGCGAGTTCTTCCAGATGACGTGCGGATAATTATAGATGACAACGGCCATGGCATGTCCCGCAGTGATCTAAATAACAAGTTTCTGTTTGCGGGGAGGCGGAGACGGAGGGAAGAGCCTGAGATGAATGGGCGAAGCCCCAAAGGTCGGCCTCTAATGGGACGAAAGGGGCTTGGCAAACTCGCCGGTTTTGGTGTCGCAAAAGTAGTCGAGGTTATATCTCGCAAAGAGGGTGAACGCCACGCCACTCACATAACTCTTGACTACGATGATATTGTCGCCATGCTGAATGTCCACGAGATTAATATTAAGGAGCAAAAGCTCAAGGACGGAGGCGGTATTGCCCCATGTGGCACACGGATCATCTTGTCCCGATTGCTATACGATCCGCTCAAGAGCCGAGAGACCACTATTCAAAGCGAGATTTCAGAGTATTTTGACCTTATTGATCCAGCAGACTTTAAGATCATGATGAACAAGGTTCAAGTGAAGCCCGCTCCTCGGGAGCTTGTCTATGCCTGGCCCGATCCGGAGCTACGGCCGATCGGTGATTTCGTGGAGAAGTTCCTGGACAGAGAGGGCGGAGGTCAGATTCGCTTTACTTATCGAGTTCGATTCACGGGGAAGGATCAATCGCTCGAAGCCTCAAAGCGGGGGGTTCGTGTGTATGCGCGCAAGCGGCTGGCTTCAGCACCGTCGCTGCTCGGAATGGATACGAATATGCATGGTTTTCGAATGACTGATTATATGGATGGCGTGGTTCACGCGGACTTCATAGACGATGAGCTTGCCGACTATATATCCACCGACCGAGAATCGCTCAGGTGGGAGTCGCCCTTGTTATCTCAGATGTACGATTTTCTCAGCTCGGTGATGAAGGAGGCGTGCAAGCAATATCAAAAAAAGCGCGACAACGAAGCTCCTAAGATCGTTGAAAACGATCCATTTACAAATTCAGAGCTTGAGAAATACGACTTCTCTTCCAGAGATCGCAAGTTAGCGCTTCGATTCGCTACACTTCTTGAAAAGGCATGCAAGCGGAGCGTGGACGACCCGGCCTATCAAGACACCCTCCCACAGCTAATCAAGGGTATTGGCCATGGCATGATCTTGACGGCGATTTCTCAACTGTCGAATCTCGATTTGCCTGATCTTGGAAAACTCGTCAGCGAATTGGTACGACTTGCGAAGGATGAACTCGATCAATTCGTAGGCACGGTCAAAGCCCGCCTGAGAGGCATTGATGCCTTGAAGAAAATCATAGAGCATCCGGACTTCAAGGCAAAGCGGAATGAAAAACAGATACAGCAGTTATTCGAAAACTGCACCTGGCTGGTAGACCCTACGTACACTCAATTTCTGCTTGCCGCCGACGTGTCGTTAAACACAGTTTACAAGCGATTGGCACAAGATCTTAAGATAGGTTCGTACGCAGACCCAGAAGACAAGAAGGAACCAGACCTTGTTTTTCTTCTGGGCAATGAATCTCTTCATAAAATTGTTATCGTAGAGCTAAAGGCGTCCAATGTGCCGCTAGAGGCTGACCATCTGGTGCAACTTGAATACTATATGACCCGCACTCAAGAGTGGCTTGACGAGCACAATCGCGCTGCATATACGGTCTTCGGACATCTCATAGGCACGAAGCCGACCCCGAATTCGAGAGCCTACGGCGCAGTGGGCCTCCGAGGACGGATCAGCAATGCCGGGCCTGACACCCGTTGGAAGGTTCGCGATTTTCTTGATGTTCTGAATGACACTCAATCGGCTCACCAAGATATGCTAAATGTCCAAGAAGCTTTAGATAAGGCTCCTTGAACGTCTAGCGTCAAAGCGTTTCTCTGACTGAGCGTGCCACGATTCTGCCCAACTTGGGCGGCACACCGTTGCCGATTTGCCTGGCGACCTGATAGGGGGTTCCGACGAACGTCCAATCATCAGGAATCGTCTGAAGGCGCGCCGCCTCCCTAAGCGTCATGACGCGATCCTGCTCAGGATGAATGTACCGGCCCTTCGACGCGTTTAGGAGCGCCGTCCTGAGCGTGTTCGATGGTTCGTCCCAGTGCATTCTCCCCCAAACGTCCGTCGCCTGGACCCGAGTCGTCCACCAGGACTTGGGTGCGAGATGCGGGGCCCTGTTGAGTACGTCCCGCTTGTCTCCACCCGGAGGGATCACCTTCATCCGCGCCAGAGCGATCGGGCTCGGACATGGGGCTACGTGGCCATCACGGCCGGTGGGTTCGCTTGGTAGGCCTTCCCAAGCTTGGCGGACCGTCGAAGGTCTGAACCCACCGGCGGAGGGGATTGTGGGCAGTCCGATGCGTGAGGCGAATGCAAAGCATCGGCGTCGAATCTGGGGGAGACCGTAATCAGCGGCATTGAGGACGTGGGTCTCGACGTCGTACCCCAGTCCTTCTAGATAGTTTCGAAGCTCCGACCAGTAGATCGACTCCAAGAACTTCGGGACGTTCTCGACGACCACGATCTTTGGAGAGAGAGCCTTGGCCCAACGGCCAATTTCCAAGCTCAGCTTGTTTCTCGGGTCGTGTGCGTGACGTTTCCCGAGTGTCGAGAATCCCTGGCACG
The DNA window shown above is from Paludisphaera mucosa and carries:
- a CDS encoding phage major capsid protein, which codes for MAYRNDPLPHEDESNTHGRHGYSLLRAINAVSNPYRKEPPGSPPPGLEGETHKELEKRHPGVNFKGFLIPTFPGESRALTTSSGSGAIGTHVPDLAILDVLRARSVLGSLGAQVLKLPPDAKGNTWLPRRATAASVGWIAEGGAAPVASPTTDAVQFTPKTVSSTVSVTRKLLKSAWEAEHELRIIADMVASFAVEVDRMGIVGTGGGNTPTGLLYTAGINVVPLGANGAAPNRAALVELERLVGIANGDAAVDVALGWFASPNARAKLRLTDGSAAGSGAWLWSDDDRILGKPAVASNNAPSTLTKGSGTNLSAIGYGNFRDVVVNLFGPVDVVIDPHKQVTDGVVKVSAFLDVDVQLLHAPSFGAILDALTA
- a CDS encoding DNA cytosine methyltransferase, translating into MTETADAMRKLAGRPTAVELFAGAGLLSSAFAAEGFRFSLAVEQNVIAAETYKRNLGPHIRVGDVQEIEAVGACDVLVAGPPCQGFSTLGKRHAHDPRNKLSLEIGRWAKALSPKIVVVENVPKFLESIYWSELRNYLEGLGYDVETHVLNAADYGLPQIRRRCFAFASRIGLPTIPSAGGFRPSTVRQAWEGLPSEPTGRDGHVAPCPSPIALARMKVIPPGGDKRDVLNRAPHLAPKSWWTTRVQATDVWGRMHWDEPSNTLRTALLNASKGRYIHPEQDRVMTLREAARLQTIPDDWTFVGTPYQVARQIGNGVPPKLGRIVARSVRETL
- a CDS encoding phage terminase small subunit P27 family, with product MAKRGRKPAPNILKIQAGVRRDRINPDTPPVIPGLAEPPVPLSAAARAEWDRILPLLNESGLVSLTDGVALAIYCVAYGRWVEAEGHMTREGRVLTDAKGVPRVSPWFKIARDASDDLRRMASEFGLTPSSRSSLRVPKQPGKPNSLEAFIEGCNRSRKRRDGPKDGA
- a CDS encoding IS630 transposase-related protein yields the protein MKAYSTDLRERVVAACDAGDATREQVAARFSVSVAWIRKLIRQRRETGSIAPKPRGGGRAPAFDADAALRLREAVRADDDATLQQLARAAGVACCSSAVHRALVRLGITRKKSRGGRPSRTAPG
- a CDS encoding AAA family ATPase gives rise to the protein MKLGGYVGAGLLREDEVRSKLASAAKACGLGTDGDPGEGERAITNGIEIGKATPKTIPGPNGRANGHHPAVPVHPNGTPAVSGPLTKKAGDFETRPVEWLWPNRIPKRKLTTAAGSGGLGKSFVFCDLAARVSVGGEIPGMGGECFEVGNVLIINCEDDPEDTTVPRLMEAGADLRRIWILRPEHLGRFTLAEVDMIKRVVAEEMGGSVALVIIDPATAFVGKADDHKNAQLQALLGPLRTAAWEIAAAIILVTHINKASGGGNVEAAMRVVGGVAWVNAVRAALIFVKDPDDPAKRLMIPFKNNNGPEQKGLAYRVAPTEALARIEWEGEVDTTADEAMGGSASKPGPKSRLTDEQIDAIVGRLFEGRNQVPSSEGTKFLRDQGVPFDKIKSTRNRLGIRAKQLASGWVWIASYGLRNAPPAPI
- a CDS encoding IS630 family transposase, producing the protein MLQLGRAPGARPPGDHSQKKSRRAAEQDRPGLKAERAAWRDEFATLDPTRLVFVDETGSSTAMDRTHGRSPSGVRVDGPVPHGHWKVVTLTAAVRLGGVGACLAFDGATDSAAFETYVERCLAPTLRPGDVVILDNLSCHKTAEAARLIAAAGAELRFLPPYSPDLNPIERMFSKVKAWLRSAKARTIGGLIEAMGDALRAVRPADVLGWFRHSGYQPRRSSDTPDEKPL
- a CDS encoding ATP-binding protein, with the protein product MPVMTEPLKFKVAPHIVEDLGLNLYTTLARVLVEFVANAYDADSPSVNLDFNVTDIKQAREVLRKEYELEQAKMPPGKTIPPLETRVLPDDVRIIIDDNGHGMSRSDLNNKFLFAGRRRRREEPEMNGRSPKGRPLMGRKGLGKLAGFGVAKVVEVISRKEGERHATHITLDYDDIVAMLNVHEINIKEQKLKDGGGIAPCGTRIILSRLLYDPLKSRETTIQSEISEYFDLIDPADFKIMMNKVQVKPAPRELVYAWPDPELRPIGDFVEKFLDREGGGQIRFTYRVRFTGKDQSLEASKRGVRVYARKRLASAPSLLGMDTNMHGFRMTDYMDGVVHADFIDDELADYISTDRESLRWESPLLSQMYDFLSSVMKEACKQYQKKRDNEAPKIVENDPFTNSELEKYDFSSRDRKLALRFATLLEKACKRSVDDPAYQDTLPQLIKGIGHGMILTAISQLSNLDLPDLGKLVSELVRLAKDELDQFVGTVKARLRGIDALKKIIEHPDFKAKRNEKQIQQLFENCTWLVDPTYTQFLLAADVSLNTVYKRLAQDLKIGSYADPEDKKEPDLVFLLGNESLHKIVIVELKASNVPLEADHLVQLEYYMTRTQEWLDEHNRAAYTVFGHLIGTKPTPNSRAYGAVGLRGRISNAGPDTRWKVRDFLDVLNDTQSAHQDMLNVQEALDKAP
- a CDS encoding sigma factor-like helix-turn-helix DNA-binding protein; the encoded protein is MRQERTIRSCVRKSKAELDDRIVGRFMAGADIADIAGREYCRSAFVRKTLTNAGVLSGLSRLPDLWREVIASRYGVEGRAQGLDALSRRLGIATEEIRRIEADALARLREVMG